One genomic window of Osmia bicornis bicornis chromosome 5, iOsmBic2.1, whole genome shotgun sequence includes the following:
- the LOC114880084 gene encoding uncharacterized protein LOC114880084, with amino-acid sequence MKFAFALVAVLALASPLQAYNVPRTGTGVLADDLQEFVDLVPTKEIKNIVLHYIATDRDVQSVLKFVHSEEFKKLVVEIETMAEIKNIMNFIQKNGLDIYQMVNHVNKFLGLAPLTPPTNVRMVRAAGGIRGLLDEVEALVPKEKVRELYRKKVASSKAFADLVAQLKSPEFQNVANKLCDNATFKHVLVEAKKAQVDVDGLARLIESALGVHKMKSYHPLSRFFVIDHQSSITTANKMKFSLVALSAVVAFATVNCYHLPAFGEGPLYEDIQYFVDMIPMDKVMKVIVQYTIKDSEFQQLLKYMKTDDIKQMVNEIEAIPEFHTFASYMNKHGIYMYDALNKVNKVIGLPSFQPILVEKEITGGLAGLFNDVKELISYDDIIHGYVYKMRTSQEFRDFVAVLKSEGNQNFVNALYKNQRYLAFRATLVSKGLDITLVEDVIFTVLGIEFPVLNTSYALYSTLSKDIQDFIDLIDMDKVVEIVSTYLDDDQVQESLKYFRSEEFHVLVRKVEALKPYQNLVQYLHNAGLNIHGLIQMIHKLFNMEDYVPPSSNYFSFFVNRGGMKGLIDDVLDSLPMDKFKAMFEEKMKTSPDFQNFVKQVQSQEFEEIVDLIYSEPIFLEMRQKAIEIGLDIQRARKVFEEIGILLPRPSY; translated from the exons ATGAAATTCGCATTCGCACTCGTCGCAGTCCTGGCTTTGGCCAGCCCCCTGCAAGCTTACAATGTTCCACGTACAGGAACCGGTGTCCTGGCTGACGACTTGCAGGAGTTCGTCGATCTTGTGCcaacaaaagaaataaagaatatcgTCCTTCATTACATCGCCACTGACCGTGATGTCCAATCTGTGTTAAAATTCGTGCACTCCGAGGAGTTCAAAAAATTGGTCGTCGAAATCGAAACCATGGCCGAAATCAAGAACATCATGAACTTCATACAGAAAAATGGACTGGACATCTACCAGATGGTGAACCACGTTAACAAGTTCCTCGGTCTCGCACCATTGACACCACCAACCAACGTCCGAATGGTGAGGGCCGCCGGTGGAATCCGCGGATTGCTCGACGAGGTTGAGGCCCTTGTACCCAAGGAGAAGGTCCGGGAACTGTACAGAAAGAAAGTGGCTTCATCCAAAGCGTTTGCTGATTTAGTCGCTCAATTGAAGTCTCCGGAATTCCAGAACGTCGCCAATAAATTGTGCGACAACGCTACCTTCAAACACGTGTTGGTCGAAGCCAAAAAGGCCCAAGTCGATGTCGACGGTTTGGCAAGATTAATCGAGTCCGCTTTGG GTGTACACAAGATGAAATCTTATCATCCTCTCAGCCGATTCTTTGTCATAGACCAT CAGTCCAGTATTACTACAGCAAACAAG ATGAAGTTCTCACTGGTAGCACTCTCTGCGGTGGTTGCCTTCGCAACCGTCAACTGTTATCACCTGCCAGCATTCGGGGAAGGTCCCCTCTACGAAGACATTCAGTATTTCGTAGACATGATCCCCATGGATAAAGTAATGAAAGTGATTGTACAGTACACCATCAAGGACTCCGAGTTCCAACAACTCCTGAAATACATGAAAACAGACGACATCAAGCAAATGGTGAATGAAATCGAGGCTATCCCCGAGTTCCATACATTCGCCAGCTACATGAACAAGCATGGAATCTACATGTATGATGCGTTGAACAAGGTGAACAAGGTGATCGGCCTGCCATCGTTCCAGCCCATACTTGTTGAGAAAGAAATCACTGGAGGATTGGCTGGTCTCTTCAACGACGTCAAAGAACTGATCTCCTACGACGACATCATCCATGGTTACGTTTACAAGATGAGGACATCCCAAGAGTTCCGTGATTTCGTCGCCGTACTGAAATCCGAAGGTAACCAGAACTTCGTTAACGCGCTGTACAAAAACCAACGTTACCTGGCCTTCCGTGCTACCCTGGTCAGCAAGGGTTTGGACATCACTCTGGTTGAAGATGTCATCTTCACTGTCCTTGGTATCGAGTTCCCAGTTTTGAACACCAGCTACGCCTTGTACAGCACACTATCCAAAGACATCCAGGACTTCATCGACCTGATCGATATGGACAAGGTTGTTGAAATCGTTTCTACCTACTTGGATGATGACCAGGTCCAGGAAAGTCTGAAATACTTCCGCAGCGAAGAGTTCCACGTACTGGTACGCAAAGTCGAAGCCCTGAAGCCCTATCAAAATTTGGTTCAATACTTACACAACGCTGGCCTAAACATACACGGCCTGATCCAGATGATCCATAAATTGTTCAACATGGAAGACTACGTTCCACCCAGTAGCAACTACTTCAGCTTCTTCGTTAACCGCGGTGGTATGAAGGGTTTGATCGATGATGTGCTCGATTCACTCCCCATGGATAAGTTCAAGGCCATGTTCGAAGAGAAGATGAAAACCTCACCGGACTTCCAGAACTTCGTTAAACAAGTTCAGTCCCAAGAGTTCGAAGAGATTGTTGACTTGATCTACAGTGAACCCATCTTTCTGGAAATGAGACAGAAGGCGATAGAAATTGGTTTAGACATTCAACGAGCGAGAAAAGTTTTCGAAGAAATCGGCATTCTCCTTCCCAGGCCATCTTACTAA